From a single Nocardioides sp. dk884 genomic region:
- a CDS encoding flotillin family protein produces MPDSALVPVIGLIALVVLLVLLVTSRYKVAGPNEAFIVTGRKGKAVINPETGALTTDLSGQKVILGGGTFVIPFVQKLGTLDLSSRRISVQIRGAVSGQGIKLNVEGVAIVKVGGNADQIRLAAQRFLSQQADIEPFTQEVLAGALRSIVGGLTVEQIIRDRGAFAQRVADESENSLTGQGLILDTFQIQDVTDDGSYLADLGRPEAARIGQTAAIAEANARQAAEQARIKAEEEIAISQRTLALKQAEIKAETDAASATAAAAGPLAQAERDQAIFAEQEKVAVQQAALTERQLETEVRKPADAARYRVEQEAEAQRSAEIAAAEARKAASIAAAQAKAEEARLTGEAERSRRAALADAEAIEGAKRGEAEKARRTAEADALRAEGEAKAAATLAIGQAEAEAMDKRAEAFAHYNDAAVLQMLIEVLPQVAREVAAPIGAIDQLTVVSTEGAAALPRQVTDNVVQTMSMLKTTTGLDLEALIKRAVEGAVPSASAEPRDGIDGHDQLASRA; encoded by the coding sequence GTGCCAGACTCCGCACTCGTTCCCGTCATCGGGCTGATCGCCCTCGTCGTGCTGCTCGTCCTGCTCGTGACCAGCCGCTACAAGGTCGCCGGCCCCAACGAGGCGTTCATCGTCACGGGCCGCAAGGGCAAGGCCGTGATCAACCCCGAGACCGGCGCGCTCACCACCGACCTGTCGGGGCAGAAGGTCATCCTCGGCGGCGGCACGTTCGTCATCCCGTTCGTGCAGAAGCTCGGCACCCTCGACCTGTCCAGCCGCCGCATCTCGGTGCAGATCCGCGGCGCGGTCTCCGGGCAGGGCATCAAGCTCAACGTCGAGGGCGTCGCGATCGTCAAGGTCGGCGGCAACGCCGACCAGATCCGCCTCGCCGCCCAGCGCTTCCTCTCCCAGCAGGCCGACATCGAGCCGTTCACCCAGGAGGTGCTCGCCGGCGCGCTGCGCTCGATCGTCGGCGGTCTCACCGTCGAGCAGATCATCCGCGACCGCGGCGCCTTCGCCCAGCGCGTCGCCGACGAGTCGGAGAACTCCCTCACCGGCCAGGGCCTGATCCTCGACACCTTCCAGATCCAGGACGTCACCGACGACGGCAGCTACCTCGCCGACCTCGGCCGCCCCGAGGCCGCCCGGATCGGCCAGACCGCGGCGATCGCCGAGGCCAACGCCCGCCAGGCCGCCGAGCAGGCGCGGATCAAGGCCGAGGAGGAGATCGCGATCTCCCAGCGCACGCTCGCGCTCAAGCAGGCCGAGATCAAGGCCGAGACCGACGCCGCCTCCGCCACCGCGGCGGCCGCCGGGCCCCTGGCCCAGGCCGAGCGGGACCAGGCGATCTTCGCCGAGCAGGAGAAGGTCGCCGTCCAGCAGGCCGCGCTGACCGAGCGCCAGCTCGAGACCGAGGTCCGCAAGCCCGCCGACGCCGCGCGCTACCGCGTGGAGCAGGAGGCCGAGGCCCAGCGCAGCGCCGAGATCGCCGCCGCCGAGGCCCGCAAGGCCGCCTCGATCGCCGCCGCCCAGGCCAAGGCCGAGGAGGCGCGCCTGACCGGTGAGGCCGAGCGCTCGCGCCGGGCCGCGCTGGCCGACGCCGAGGCGATCGAGGGCGCCAAGCGCGGCGAGGCCGAGAAGGCCCGTCGTACGGCGGAGGCCGACGCGCTGCGCGCCGAGGGCGAGGCCAAGGCCGCCGCGACCCTGGCGATCGGTCAGGCCGAGGCGGAGGCGATGGACAAGCGCGCCGAGGCGTTCGCCCACTACAACGACGCCGCGGTGCTGCAGATGCTCATCGAGGTGCTGCCGCAGGTGGCCCGCGAGGTCGCCGCCCCGATCGGTGCCATCGACCAGCTCACCGTGGTCTCCACCGAGGGCGCGGCCGCACTCCCGCGCCAGGTCACCGACAACGTCGTGCAGACGATGTCGATGCTCAAGACCACCACCGGCCTGGATCTCGAGGCGCTGATCAAGCGCGCCGTCGAGGGCGCGGTGCCGTCCGCGTCCGCCGAGCCCCGCGACGGGATCGACGGCCACGACCAGCTGGCGTCACGCGCCTGA
- a CDS encoding NfeD family protein has protein sequence MTPFLIIGIVGLALLAVSLLFGDVLDGVGDGLLDGLGGEVFSTAVIGAFISAFGFGAAAVDGADGPLVLAVPVGLGAGVLFAWFAARLTRLVRGGGSDATLRTDDTIGRDGTVTTEIPADGLGTVRVLVGGHVVRLNARAEEPIPSGTAIHVTGVLSPTAVTVAPVWPLDPTD, from the coding sequence ATGACGCCGTTCCTGATCATCGGGATCGTCGGACTGGCGCTGCTCGCCGTCTCCCTGCTCTTCGGCGACGTCCTCGACGGCGTCGGCGACGGGCTCCTCGACGGTCTCGGCGGCGAGGTGTTCTCGACCGCGGTGATCGGCGCCTTCATCTCCGCCTTCGGCTTCGGCGCCGCGGCGGTGGACGGCGCCGACGGGCCGCTCGTGCTCGCCGTGCCCGTCGGCCTCGGTGCCGGCGTGCTCTTCGCCTGGTTCGCCGCCCGCCTCACTCGGCTGGTGCGCGGCGGCGGCAGCGACGCCACCCTGCGCACCGACGACACCATCGGTCGCGACGGCACCGTCACCACCGAGATCCCCGCCGACGGCCTCGGCACCGTGCGCGTGCTGGTCGGCGGCCACGTCGTGCGCCTCAACGCGCGCGCCGAGGAGCCCATCCCGTCCGGCACCGCCATCCACGTGACCGGGGTGCTCTCGCCGACCGCTGTCACCGTCGCGCCCGTGTGGCCCCTCGACCCGACCGACTGA
- a CDS encoding NAD-dependent succinate-semialdehyde dehydrogenase produces the protein MSGLDLLGPDHRNLFVAGAWRPASEDRRFEVVDPADASVLTDVADASVADAVSALDAAVAAQHDWARTPPRERGEILRRAFELVAARTDDFAELMSLEMGKPVAEARGEVGYGNEFLRWFSEEAVRIHGRWMPAPAGGSRLLTMKKPVGPCLFVTPWNFPLAMGTRKIAPAVAAGCTMVVKPAQQTPLTMLALAAVLEEAGLPPGVLNVVTTTRSREVSETLQGDPRLRKVSFTGSTPVGRTLVRQSAEHLQRLSMELGGNAPFVVFEDADLDAAVDGAMVAKMRNMGEACTAANRFVVHSSVAAEFGRRLAERMAAMRVGRGQDDGVEVGPLIDEAAVASVGRLVDAAVAEGAEVAGRGTVPEGAGYYYPPTVLLGVPHDAALVREEVFGPVAPITTFETEDDAVRLANDTEYGLASYVYTRDLARTIRMAEALDFGMVGINTGLLSNPAAPFGGVKASGFGREGGFEGIEEYLETTYVALPAD, from the coding sequence ATGAGCGGACTCGACCTCCTCGGACCCGACCACCGCAACCTCTTCGTCGCCGGCGCCTGGCGCCCGGCGAGCGAGGACCGACGCTTCGAGGTCGTCGACCCCGCGGACGCCTCGGTGCTCACCGACGTCGCCGACGCCTCGGTGGCCGATGCGGTGAGCGCGCTCGACGCGGCCGTCGCCGCGCAGCACGACTGGGCGCGCACGCCGCCGCGTGAGCGTGGCGAGATCCTGCGGCGCGCCTTCGAGCTCGTGGCCGCGCGCACCGACGACTTCGCCGAGCTGATGAGCCTGGAGATGGGCAAGCCGGTGGCGGAGGCGCGCGGCGAGGTGGGCTACGGCAACGAGTTCCTGCGCTGGTTCTCCGAGGAGGCGGTGCGCATCCACGGGCGCTGGATGCCCGCGCCGGCCGGCGGCAGCCGGCTGCTGACGATGAAGAAGCCGGTCGGTCCCTGCCTGTTCGTCACGCCGTGGAACTTCCCCCTCGCGATGGGCACCCGCAAGATCGCCCCGGCCGTCGCCGCGGGCTGCACGATGGTGGTCAAGCCCGCCCAGCAGACCCCGTTGACGATGTTGGCGCTGGCCGCGGTGCTCGAGGAGGCCGGCCTGCCGCCCGGCGTGCTCAACGTCGTCACCACGACCCGCTCGCGCGAGGTCAGCGAGACCCTCCAGGGCGACCCGCGGCTGCGCAAGGTGAGCTTCACCGGCTCGACCCCGGTCGGACGCACGCTGGTGCGCCAGTCCGCCGAGCACCTCCAGCGCCTCAGCATGGAGCTCGGCGGCAACGCCCCCTTCGTGGTCTTCGAGGACGCCGACCTCGACGCGGCCGTGGACGGCGCCATGGTCGCCAAGATGCGCAACATGGGCGAGGCGTGCACCGCGGCCAACCGCTTCGTCGTGCACTCCTCGGTGGCCGCCGAGTTCGGGCGCCGCCTCGCCGAGCGGATGGCCGCGATGCGGGTGGGCCGGGGCCAGGACGACGGCGTCGAGGTGGGCCCGCTCATCGACGAGGCCGCGGTCGCCTCGGTGGGCCGCCTGGTCGACGCGGCGGTGGCCGAGGGCGCCGAGGTCGCCGGGCGCGGGACCGTGCCCGAGGGTGCCGGCTACTACTACCCGCCGACCGTGCTCCTCGGCGTACCGCACGACGCGGCGCTGGTGCGCGAGGAGGTCTTCGGCCCGGTCGCGCCGATCACCACCTTCGAGACCGAGGACGACGCGGTGCGCCTCGCCAACGACACCGAGTACGGCCTGGCCTCCTACGTCTACACCCGCGACCTGGCCCGCACGATCCGGATGGCCGAGGCGCTCGACTTCGGGATGGTCGGCATCAACACCGGCCTGCTGTCCAACCCCGCGGCGCCGTTCGGTGGGGTGAAGGCGAGCGGGTTCGGCCGCGAGGGCGGCTTCGAGGGGATCGAGGAGTACCTCGAGACCACCTACGTCGCGCTGCCGGCCGACTGA